In Paeniglutamicibacter kerguelensis, one genomic interval encodes:
- a CDS encoding LacI family DNA-binding transcriptional regulator: protein MAASTLAEVAKLAGVSQATASRVLNGSARKPAEGIAERVRAAAASLGYVANAQAQALAKSSTGLIGLIVHDIADPYFSAIAQGVQAAARQEHRMVLLATTDGTPASEKDAVMAFAGRRAESIILAGSRSTRREDAGANAELAVELDRYCRNGGRVGTLGQPVAGLTETGSVHTVEIPNEALARELALALARDHEGPFVIVGGPEGLATSDDRIGGFQQGLAAAGRPAAEVVHTGFNRNGGFDAGDGIAGKITAAGAPRPCIFACNDVMAIGVAAALREHGLKAPRDAALAGFDDIEWLRDFRPSLSTVGLPLEDLGRLVTLGAISGEAGPSAVEGAVVLRHSTSTLV from the coding sequence GTGGCAGCAAGCACATTGGCCGAAGTGGCCAAGTTGGCCGGAGTCTCGCAAGCAACCGCCTCCCGGGTCCTCAACGGCTCCGCGAGGAAGCCCGCCGAAGGCATCGCCGAGCGCGTCCGCGCCGCCGCCGCGTCCCTGGGCTATGTGGCCAACGCCCAGGCCCAGGCCCTGGCCAAGTCCAGCACTGGCCTCATCGGGCTGATCGTCCACGACATCGCCGACCCCTACTTCTCCGCCATCGCCCAGGGCGTCCAGGCCGCCGCCCGGCAGGAACACCGCATGGTGCTGCTGGCCACCACCGACGGCACCCCGGCGTCCGAAAAGGATGCTGTCATGGCGTTTGCCGGGCGCAGGGCGGAGTCGATCATCCTGGCCGGCTCGCGCTCCACGCGCCGTGAAGATGCCGGCGCCAATGCCGAGCTGGCGGTCGAGCTGGACCGCTATTGCCGCAACGGGGGGCGCGTCGGCACCCTGGGCCAGCCGGTCGCGGGGCTTACCGAAACCGGCAGTGTCCACACCGTCGAGATCCCGAATGAAGCCCTCGCGCGCGAGCTCGCATTGGCCCTGGCCCGGGACCACGAGGGTCCCTTCGTGATCGTGGGCGGGCCGGAGGGCCTGGCCACGTCGGACGATCGGATCGGGGGTTTCCAGCAAGGGTTGGCCGCCGCGGGACGTCCGGCGGCGGAAGTGGTGCACACCGGATTCAACAGGAACGGCGGCTTCGACGCCGGCGACGGGATCGCCGGGAAAATCACCGCCGCGGGGGCGCCGCGCCCCTGCATTTTCGCCTGCAACGACGTCATGGCCATCGGCGTGGCCGCCGCGCTGCGCGAACACGGGCTGAAGGCCCCACGGGATGCGGCACTGGCCGGTTTCGACGACATCGAATGGTTGCGCGACTTCCGGCCCTCGCTATCCACGGTGGGTCTGCCACTGGAGGACCTCGGCCGGCTTGTCACCTTGGGCGCCATCTCCGGCGAGGCAGGACCTTCCGCCGTCGAGGGCGCCGTGGTATTGCGCCACAGCACCT
- a CDS encoding Gfo/Idh/MocA family protein, which produces MGIETKTIRIAMNGITGRMGYRQHLLRSILPIRDAGGFTLEDGTRIQVEPILVGRNEAKVRELAEKHNVAEWSTDLDAVINDPSIDVVFDASMTSLRAATLKKAMLAGKHVFTEKPTAETLEEAIELARIGQSTGVTAGVVHDKLYLPGLVKLRRLVDDGFFGRVLSIRGEFGYWVFEGENQAAQRPSWNYRKEDGGGMTTDMFCHWNYVLEGIVGKVKSVNAKTATHIPARWDESGTEYKATADDASYGIFELETPGGDQVVGQVNSSWAVRVYRDELVEFQVDGTHGSAVAGLNKCVAQQRAHTPKPVWNPDLPVTESFRSQWQEVPANAELDNGFKLQWEEFLRDVVAGREHRFGLLSAARGVQLAELGLQSNNERRTIDIPEIAL; this is translated from the coding sequence ATGGGCATCGAAACCAAGACGATCCGAATCGCCATGAACGGCATCACCGGCCGCATGGGCTACCGCCAGCACCTGCTGCGCTCCATCCTTCCCATCCGGGACGCCGGGGGCTTCACGCTGGAGGACGGCACCAGGATCCAGGTCGAGCCGATCCTGGTGGGCCGCAACGAGGCCAAGGTCCGCGAGCTGGCCGAGAAGCACAACGTCGCCGAATGGTCCACCGACCTCGACGCGGTGATCAACGACCCGAGCATCGACGTCGTCTTCGACGCCTCCATGACCAGCCTCCGTGCCGCCACGCTGAAAAAGGCGATGCTGGCCGGCAAGCACGTATTCACCGAGAAGCCCACCGCCGAAACCCTCGAGGAAGCTATCGAGCTGGCCCGCATCGGCCAGAGCACGGGAGTCACCGCCGGCGTGGTGCACGACAAGCTGTACCTGCCGGGCCTGGTCAAGCTGCGCCGCCTGGTGGACGACGGCTTCTTCGGCCGGGTCCTGTCCATCCGCGGCGAATTCGGCTACTGGGTCTTCGAGGGGGAGAACCAGGCGGCCCAGCGCCCGTCCTGGAATTACCGCAAGGAAGACGGCGGCGGCATGACCACCGACATGTTCTGCCACTGGAACTACGTGCTCGAAGGCATCGTCGGCAAGGTCAAGTCCGTCAACGCCAAGACCGCCACGCACATCCCGGCCCGCTGGGACGAGTCAGGCACGGAGTACAAGGCCACTGCCGACGACGCCTCCTACGGCATCTTCGAACTCGAGACCCCGGGCGGCGACCAGGTCGTCGGCCAGGTAAATTCCTCTTGGGCCGTGCGCGTCTACCGTGACGAGCTCGTGGAGTTCCAGGTCGACGGCACCCACGGCTCCGCCGTCGCGGGCCTGAACAAGTGCGTCGCCCAGCAGCGCGCGCACACGCCCAAGCCCGTCTGGAACCCGGACCTGCCGGTCACCGAATCGTTCCGCAGCCAGTGGCAGGAAGTTCCGGCCAACGCGGAGCTGGACAACGGGTTCAAGCTGCAGTGGGAGGAATTCCTGCGCGACGTCGTCGCCGGACGCGAACACCGCTTCGGCCTGCTCTCCGCCGCCCGCGGCGTCCAGCTCGCCGAGCTGGGCCTGCAGTCCAACAACGAACGCCGCACCATCGACATCCCGGAGATCGCACTCTGA
- a CDS encoding dihydrodipicolinate synthase family protein, protein MASLILPAPDGGTREYTLQPATEWAKPAAPLTARRAYAAAHVIPETTAENVPGAPARLDWEATLAYRHELWSHGLGVADAMDTAQRGMGLDWAATQQLIKHTGTEAASVVASNNPATAGKTVRDLVSCGAGTDQLDLEALPLGGRGIQAVLEAYREQIAVVSESGPKIILMASRALAKVAESAEDYLHVYSTLLREIDQPVILHWLGTMFDPALAGYWGSEDVATATETFLSLVRENADKVDGVKVSLLDATHETELRAALPEGVRLYTGDDFNYPELIDGDGTRHSDALLGIFAAIYPAASAALQSYDAGENAKARAILDSTRELGKHIFSAPTFYYKTGIAFMSWLNGQQAGFQMVGGLHSGRSVPHLARTFELADRAGLLRDPDLAAFRMSGFLRINGVDA, encoded by the coding sequence ATGGCTTCCCTGATCCTGCCCGCCCCCGACGGCGGAACCCGCGAGTACACCCTGCAGCCGGCCACCGAGTGGGCCAAGCCCGCCGCTCCGCTGACCGCCCGCCGCGCGTACGCCGCGGCACACGTCATCCCCGAGACCACCGCGGAGAACGTGCCCGGGGCCCCGGCCCGCCTGGACTGGGAGGCCACCCTGGCCTACCGGCACGAACTGTGGTCCCACGGCCTGGGCGTGGCCGATGCCATGGACACCGCCCAGCGCGGCATGGGCCTTGACTGGGCCGCGACCCAACAGCTCATCAAGCACACCGGAACCGAGGCCGCCTCGGTAGTCGCCTCTAACAACCCCGCCACCGCCGGCAAAACCGTCCGGGACCTGGTGTCCTGCGGCGCCGGCACCGACCAGCTGGACCTGGAGGCCCTGCCCTTGGGGGGACGGGGCATCCAGGCTGTCCTTGAGGCCTACCGGGAACAGATCGCGGTCGTCTCCGAATCCGGGCCCAAGATCATCCTGATGGCCTCGCGCGCGCTGGCGAAGGTCGCCGAATCAGCGGAGGACTACCTGCACGTCTACTCCACGCTGCTGCGGGAAATCGACCAGCCGGTGATCCTGCACTGGCTGGGCACCATGTTCGACCCTGCGCTCGCCGGGTACTGGGGCTCGGAGGACGTGGCCACGGCCACGGAGACCTTCCTCTCCCTGGTCCGCGAAAACGCGGACAAGGTGGACGGCGTCAAGGTCTCGCTGCTGGATGCGACCCATGAGACCGAACTCCGGGCGGCGCTTCCGGAGGGGGTGCGCCTGTACACCGGGGACGACTTCAACTACCCGGAACTCATCGACGGCGACGGCACCCGCCACTCCGACGCCCTGCTGGGCATCTTCGCGGCCATCTACCCGGCGGCCTCCGCGGCGCTGCAGAGCTACGACGCGGGCGAGAACGCCAAGGCCCGCGCCATCCTGGACTCCACCCGCGAGCTGGGCAAACACATCTTCAGCGCCCCCACGTTCTACTACAAGACGGGCATCGCGTTCATGTCCTGGCTCAACGGGCAGCAGGCGGGCTTCCAGATGGTCGGCGGCCTGCATTCCGGCCGCTCCGTGCCGCACCTGGCCCGCACCTTCGAGCTGGCCGACCGGGCCGGGCTGCTCAGGGACCCGGACCTGGCCGCATTCCGGATGTCGGGCTTCCTGCGCATCAACGGGGTGGACGCATGA
- a CDS encoding sugar phosphate isomerase/epimerase family protein: protein MGDYSRLSLNSATTKKLTLPQVIDACVAAGIPAIGPWRDRVAEVGVENAARLIKDAGLRVSSLCRGGFLTAPDAEGQAAALADNRAAILEAVALETTELFLVVGGLAPGEKDVIAARNRVAERLADLVPFAVEHGIRLVLEPLHPMYAADRALISTLGQALDLAAPYDASAVGVAVDTFHVWWDPDLKSQIERAGRENRIASYQVCDFNLPIAADALLSRGMMGDGVIDFATIGGWVRDAGYTGDIEVEIFNQDIWDSDADAVLATMKERYARLVVPHA from the coding sequence CTGGGCGATTACTCGAGGCTCTCGCTGAACAGCGCGACCACCAAGAAGCTGACCCTGCCGCAGGTCATTGACGCCTGCGTGGCGGCCGGGATCCCGGCCATCGGCCCGTGGCGCGACCGCGTGGCCGAGGTCGGCGTGGAGAACGCGGCCAGGCTCATCAAGGACGCCGGGTTGCGCGTGTCCTCGCTGTGCCGCGGCGGCTTCCTGACCGCACCCGACGCCGAAGGTCAGGCCGCGGCGCTGGCGGACAACCGCGCCGCCATCCTGGAGGCCGTGGCACTGGAAACCACCGAGCTCTTCCTGGTGGTGGGCGGCCTGGCCCCGGGGGAGAAGGACGTCATCGCCGCCCGCAACCGGGTGGCCGAACGCCTCGCGGACCTGGTGCCCTTCGCCGTGGAACACGGCATCCGCCTGGTGCTCGAGCCGCTGCACCCGATGTACGCGGCGGACCGCGCACTGATCTCCACCCTCGGCCAGGCCCTGGACCTTGCGGCCCCCTACGACGCCTCGGCGGTCGGCGTCGCGGTCGACACCTTCCACGTCTGGTGGGATCCGGATTTGAAGTCCCAGATCGAGCGCGCCGGCCGGGAGAACCGGATCGCCTCCTACCAGGTGTGCGACTTCAACCTGCCCATCGCCGCGGACGCCCTGCTGTCGCGGGGCATGATGGGCGACGGGGTCATCGACTTCGCGACCATCGGCGGCTGGGTGCGCGACGCCGGCTACACCGGCGACATCGAGGTGGAAATCTTCAACCAGGACATTTGGGATTCCGACGCTGACGCCGTCCTGGCCACCATGAAGGAACGCTATGCCCGGCTGGTGGTTCCGCATGCCTGA
- a CDS encoding glycerate kinase → MPGWWFRMPEAGRPLRVLVAPDKFKGSLTATEAAAAMAEGVLRVYPEALVTRFPIADGGEGTLDAAVNAGYELRSAVVTGPLDQEILAHWAFHREVDGTARAVIETAQASGLAASARTPEGALSAHSYGCGELILRALDAGATEIIIGLGGSAMSDGGSGALLALGLRILDAHGDAVGLGGGHLAGVASVDASGLDPRLGKVRIRLAVDVTNPLLGPDGSAAVFAPQKGADLPSVAALEAGLRNWSKVLRQTTGRDVNVPGAGAAGGFPAAFLAFTGAVLEPGFRRVAELSGLAAQLDVTDLVITGEGSLDAQSFEGKAPIALAEVARVRNLPVLVVAGRIAATPEELERYGITGAAQLLDFARGTSGTPDPEDAMANAALYLRSATAQVLARMLEPDVARGDALGAIRPETEELHPAGL, encoded by the coding sequence ATGCCCGGCTGGTGGTTCCGCATGCCTGAGGCCGGCCGGCCGCTGCGGGTCCTGGTTGCGCCGGACAAGTTCAAGGGATCGCTCACCGCCACCGAGGCCGCCGCGGCGATGGCCGAGGGCGTGCTGCGCGTGTATCCGGAGGCCCTGGTGACGCGGTTTCCGATTGCCGACGGCGGCGAGGGGACCCTCGATGCAGCGGTGAACGCCGGCTACGAGCTGCGCTCCGCCGTGGTCACGGGTCCGCTCGACCAGGAGATCCTCGCGCACTGGGCCTTTCACCGGGAAGTGGACGGGACGGCGCGTGCGGTCATCGAAACGGCCCAGGCCTCCGGCCTTGCGGCCTCGGCCCGGACCCCGGAGGGCGCGTTGTCCGCCCACAGCTACGGGTGCGGGGAACTGATCCTCCGGGCGCTCGACGCCGGCGCCACCGAGATCATCATCGGCCTCGGCGGGTCCGCCATGAGCGATGGCGGCAGCGGCGCCCTGCTGGCCTTGGGTCTCCGGATTCTCGACGCCCACGGCGACGCGGTTGGCCTGGGCGGCGGGCACCTTGCCGGCGTCGCGTCGGTGGACGCATCGGGGCTGGACCCCCGCTTGGGCAAGGTGCGGATCCGGTTGGCCGTCGACGTCACGAACCCGCTGTTGGGGCCCGATGGAAGCGCAGCCGTATTCGCCCCGCAGAAGGGCGCGGACTTGCCATCGGTGGCCGCGCTCGAGGCTGGCCTGCGCAATTGGTCCAAGGTGCTGCGCCAGACCACGGGCCGGGACGTCAACGTTCCCGGCGCCGGGGCAGCGGGCGGCTTCCCCGCGGCGTTCCTGGCCTTCACCGGGGCGGTTTTGGAGCCGGGGTTCCGGCGGGTCGCGGAGCTGAGTGGTTTGGCAGCGCAGCTCGATGTCACAGATCTGGTCATCACCGGCGAGGGCTCCCTTGACGCCCAGTCCTTCGAGGGGAAGGCGCCCATCGCGTTGGCCGAGGTGGCAAGGGTAAGGAACCTGCCGGTCCTGGTGGTCGCCGGCCGCATTGCGGCGACACCGGAGGAGCTGGAACGCTACGGCATCACCGGCGCGGCCCAGCTGCTGGACTTCGCGCGGGGGACTTCCGGCACGCCCGATCCCGAGGATGCCATGGCCAACGCGGCGCTCTATCTCCGCAGTGCCACGGCCCAGGTGCTTGCCCGAATGCTGGAACCGGACGTGGCCCGTGGGGATGCCCTGGGCGCAATCCGCCCTGAGACGGAGGAGTTGCACCCCGCCGGTCTTTAG
- a CDS encoding LacI family DNA-binding transcriptional regulator, whose product MTLSHSSFPDLGDGNAASHHARTTRGPSMADVAREAGVSSQTVSRVANGLSNVEETTKKRVLDAMQKLGYRPNRAARALKSGRFKSIGVIMFTLSTFGNMRTLDAIATAASRAGYSVTLIPLTDPTTGKVSGAYHQLREQQVDGVVIIFEAHLLDHADIALPEDLPAVVIDSNAGSGYSVVDTDQHQGARLATEHLLELGHRQVWHIGGPDSSFSALHRAESWKQTLEEAGIKAPEVLHGDWSAESGYRIGLELGKNPAVSAIFAANDQMALGAMRAMHELGRAIPEDVSIVGFDDLEEAASFWPPLTTIRQDFHAVGRLSIENLLHQIAGDTPARDVSVPTRLMVRKSTAPPAPGRSV is encoded by the coding sequence ATGACACTTTCACATTCCAGCTTCCCCGATCTCGGGGATGGAAACGCAGCTTCGCACCACGCCCGCACCACGCGCGGCCCCTCCATGGCGGACGTCGCGAGGGAGGCCGGCGTGTCATCCCAGACGGTGTCCCGCGTTGCAAACGGGCTCAGCAATGTCGAGGAAACGACGAAGAAGCGGGTCCTGGATGCGATGCAGAAACTGGGCTACCGGCCGAACCGGGCCGCCCGGGCCCTGAAGAGCGGCCGCTTCAAGTCCATCGGCGTCATCATGTTCACGCTTTCGACCTTCGGCAACATGCGAACCCTCGACGCGATCGCCACGGCCGCGTCGCGTGCCGGCTACTCGGTCACGCTCATCCCGCTGACCGACCCCACCACGGGCAAGGTCTCCGGCGCCTACCACCAGTTGCGCGAACAGCAGGTGGACGGGGTGGTCATCATTTTCGAGGCCCACCTGCTCGACCATGCGGACATCGCCCTCCCCGAGGACCTGCCTGCGGTCGTGATCGACTCGAATGCCGGATCGGGTTATTCGGTGGTGGACACCGACCAGCACCAGGGCGCCAGGCTGGCCACCGAGCACCTGCTGGAGCTCGGCCACCGCCAGGTCTGGCACATCGGCGGCCCCGACTCATCCTTTTCCGCGTTGCACCGGGCGGAGTCGTGGAAGCAGACGCTCGAGGAGGCCGGAATCAAGGCACCCGAGGTGCTCCACGGCGACTGGTCCGCGGAATCGGGCTACCGGATCGGGCTCGAACTGGGCAAGAACCCTGCTGTGAGCGCCATCTTTGCCGCGAACGACCAGATGGCGCTCGGAGCCATGCGGGCCATGCATGAGCTGGGTCGCGCCATCCCGGAGGACGTCAGCATCGTGGGGTTCGACGACCTTGAGGAGGCGGCCTCCTTCTGGCCACCCCTGACCACGATCCGCCAGGACTTCCACGCGGTGGGACGCCTGAGCATCGAAAACCTGCTCCACCAGATCGCGGGCGACACCCCGGCACGCGATGTCAGCGTGCCGACGCGCCTCATGGTGCGCAAGAGCACCGCGCCACCGGCGCCGGGGCGTTCCGTCTAA
- a CDS encoding carbohydrate ABC transporter permease, with amino-acid sequence MTTTSSATVATRSLRPRRRSGRWMGWAFVGPFMLVFALVFLAPVLYAVYLSLFQNQMVGGNKFVGGANYVQALTDPQFWDAVRRVGLFLVVQVPIMLVVALAAALAIDSSRLRFSSFFRISIFLPYAVPAVVATLMWGFIYGPRFGLVGNINEFFGWAIPDPLSSSWILVAIGNITTWEFTGYNMLIFYAALKTIPSDLYEAASLDGAGALSVIRNIKIPSIRGAIGIATIFSVIGSFQLFNEPNILKSLAPNSISSYFTPNMYAYNLSFAGQQFNYAAAIAMIMGLLTMIVAYIVQLSGSRKDA; translated from the coding sequence ATGACAACGACGTCGAGCGCGACGGTTGCCACCCGGTCCCTTCGGCCACGGCGGCGCAGCGGCAGATGGATGGGGTGGGCGTTTGTTGGCCCCTTCATGCTTGTCTTTGCACTCGTGTTCCTTGCTCCGGTCCTCTACGCCGTCTACCTGAGCCTGTTCCAGAACCAGATGGTGGGAGGCAACAAGTTCGTTGGCGGAGCCAACTACGTCCAGGCCCTGACCGACCCGCAGTTCTGGGACGCGGTGCGCCGGGTGGGGCTGTTCCTGGTGGTGCAGGTGCCCATCATGCTGGTTGTTGCGCTGGCCGCGGCGCTGGCCATCGACAGTTCGCGACTGCGATTCTCGTCGTTCTTCCGCATCTCGATCTTCCTGCCGTACGCGGTCCCCGCGGTCGTGGCGACCCTGATGTGGGGTTTCATCTACGGTCCGCGCTTCGGCTTGGTGGGAAACATCAACGAATTCTTCGGTTGGGCGATTCCGGATCCGCTGTCCAGCAGCTGGATCCTCGTTGCGATCGGCAACATCACGACGTGGGAGTTCACCGGCTACAACATGCTGATCTTCTACGCGGCGCTCAAGACCATTCCCTCGGACCTGTACGAGGCGGCCAGCCTGGACGGGGCCGGCGCGCTGAGCGTCATCCGGAACATCAAGATTCCCTCCATCCGCGGAGCCATCGGCATTGCCACCATCTTCTCTGTCATCGGCAGCTTCCAGCTGTTCAACGAACCGAACATCCTCAAGTCGCTGGCACCGAACTCCATCAGCTCCTATTTCACCCCCAACATGTACGCATACAACCTGTCCTTCGCCGGCCAGCAGTTCAATTACGCTGCGGCGATCGCCATGATCATGGGCCTGTTGACGATGATCGTGGCCTACATCGTCCAGCTCTCCGGTTCTCGAAAGGATGCCTAG